The segment TATTCGGATTCATCCGAGTCGGTTTTATCCGAATAAAAACACCATATTCTGAACGCCCATCACGAATCTCAGGTCCTCCGCTTGCCTCTGGTACATCCGGCTGGTATATTTTTTGCATCCCCGCCACGGCGGACATACGAGGAGATACCATCATGAAACACCGCTTATTGCCCATCCTTGCCCTGCTTCTGCTGCTGTTGGCCGCCATCCCGCTCTTTGCCGCGGAAGAGGCGTTCACGTTGGAAGAGCTGGCGACGTACAACGGACAGAACGGACAACCCGCCTACATCGCCGTGGAAGGCGTCGTGTATGACGTCAGCAACAGCTCCCGGTGGAAGGCGTGGACGTCACAATGGGTTTCAGGCGGGAAACGACCTGACGGAAGAGATTGTCGGACGATCCCCCCATGGGAAGATCGTCCTCGGCCGCTTGCCGGTCGTCGGCACGCTCACTGAATCCATCGTCACCGAAGAACCCCCACAGCGGCCAACCGGCAACCTGTACGCCATCCTCGGCCTCATTTCCGCGTTCCTGATCATCCTTATCACTTCTCCCTACTGGGTCCGGATGCTCTGCACCAAGGTGTTCCATGTGAAAGGGACCGGGTATCTGAAAACGCTGAAGGTGCTCAAGGCCATCCACAAGCCGGCTGCGTTGGCGCTGCTTGTGATCGCCGCATTCCATGGATACGTGGCTCTCGGCGCGCTCCGTCTCCACACCGGCCCGTTCGCCTGGCTGGGATTCTTCGTCACGGCGATCCTCGGCCTGCTGTTCTTCCTGGAGAAGAAACCAAAGCTCCTGAAGGCGCACCGGACGGCCGCCTTGGTCGCCATCCTTCTGGTGCTCGTCCACCTGCTCTTCCCCAACCTGTGGGGTTTCCTGGCATAAACGAACACTGGCATATCGCTTGGATATGCCAGTGATCACTCTTCTGAGATGTGGGTGGATTATGGAGCTGGTCGGAATCGAACCGATGACAATCAGATTGCGAACCTGACGCTCTACCAACTGAGCTACAGCCCCGTAGAAAACCAACGTAACTACATATACAGGGAAACGCCCATAATTTCAAGGGGTTTGGTGCTGAATGAATTCCGAGGTGAACGTGATGGCTTTGACGGAGAGTTCCTCGCACAGATGCGGGGGATCGTTGTCAGTAAACCCACCGGGACGAAGTTCCCTGCACCGAAGCGAGCCGAACGTCTGGGTGAACGCCTCGGCAAACTGGTTGCAAACGGAAACGACCGCCTCCTCCGACCAGCCTTTCTCGGTGAAATAGACCCCGAGGAACAGCAGGGAACCTTCCACCAGACCACACTGGTCGCGGTGTCCACCGGCGCCATGCATCCCCACCGCGGCTTCCCACAGTTGCGGCTGAAGCTCCACGCCGTACAGATTGGACAGCACCCACAGCGCGGTGCGGGCGCAATTCCAATCGTGGACGTAATAGGCATCATGCACTTGTTCCGCAATAGTAGGTTGTCGCATACCATCAAGATACGAAAAGGGAAAACCAACGGCAAGTTGCCAATTCGGACGGTTTCTCGTATAGTTTTGGAAGGAGGCCCCTGATGCCTGACGTGAAGGATATCCTGTTGCTCATCAAACCATCACTGCAGGTGTTCTGTTTCATCGTGCTCACCCAGTTCGCCGCCTCCCTGGTCGTCGACCATATGGACGAAAAGAGCCTTGAGCGATGGCGTCAGATTTTGCACAGCCACAACTGGGAGAAGAACGGAGATGTCTACCAACAGTTCTTCGATGTGAAGAAGTGGAAGGACCGTCTGCCGGAAATGGGGGACAACTCCCCCAACCAGTTCCGCAAGACACGGATGAACACCACCGACCCGATGTACCTGTACATCTTCATCCTGGAGACGGTCCGGGCGGAGATGTGCCATGGACTGGCCTTCATCTTCGGCATTCTGGTACTGATGAACAACCCCACCGTCCCCGGCCTGTTCTTCCTCCTGCTGTACATCACGCTGGTCAACGTCCCGTTCGTCATCATCCAGCGGTTCAACCGCCCCCGCCTGGAGCGGCTTCTGGAACATATCGTCAAATCCCACCAGGGCGTGTTGATCCCCAAGGAAAGCCTGTACACTTGAAAAAGAGGGGGACCCTTGCGTGCCGTCCGATGTTGGAATACCATGGAGTATCATGACGAAGTATGTGCTGTCCTCGGCAATGAGGAGGCTTGTCTACCACATCAACAAGGAATCCTCGTTCGATCCCGCGACGCTCACCCAGGATCGTATTGATGAGATGAACTCCAGTTCATCCATCAGCAGGGGATACCTGAGGATTCTGGGCAAGTACCCCAGCAACATCGAGAACGAGACGTTCATCATCCCCGTCCAGGACGGCGTGGTGACCGGATACTACTTCCGAAAGCGTGGGGTCCGCGACATGAGCGACGCCACCCCGTTGATCCTGTTCTTCCATGGCGGCGGCTGGGTGTTCGGCAACATGGCCCTGTACAACAACTTCTGCGCGCGGCTTTCCGACACGCTTCACGCCCCCGTACTCTCCGTCGATTACCGTCTCGCCCCCAAATACAAGTTCCCCACCGCAGTGGAGGATTGCTATTCCACCCTGCTGTGGGCCGCATCAGGATGCCGGTACTGGAAGATCGACCCTGACCGGATCTACCTGTTCGGAGACTGCGCTGGCGGCAACCTGGCAGCCGTGGTCTCCCGACTGGCACGGGACCGCAAAGGGCCGTCCCTTGCCGGTCAGATCCTCCTGTGCCCCATCACCGACGGACGGATGCGGACGGAAAGCTACGAGCAGTACAAGGATTCCCCAACGCTGACCGACCGGCAGATGGCTTTCTACATCTCCAAGTACGCCAGGGAACCGAAAGACACACTGAATCCCAACTTCTCCCCCCTCTTGGGGCTTGACCAGTCACGCCTTCCGGAGACGTTGATCATCTCCGCCGAGTACGATCCCTTGAAGGATGACGGCAAGCTGTACGCCGGTGCCTTGAAAGCGGCGGACACCCCGGTGAACTACCTGGAGGTCTCCGGAGCCGTTCATGGTTTCATCCGCTACCCCCAGGCTTCCGGGACGGACGAAGCGATGTGCGCCATCTCCCAGTTCGTTTCCGGCAGACCGGTCGGACAGGTGACGCTGCAGAGCTTCAAGACCTACGAGCAGAATCTCAAGCGGGAGAAGAAGGAGATCAAGCGGAAGAACAAAGGCTACATCTCCATCGAGTCTCAATAGTGGGGAGGCCGTCGGGACGGGATGTCTTCCGTCTCCTCTTCCATCAGGGCGTCAAACCGGCCTTTCAGCTTGTCCACTTGGTTCTGCAGGACCCCCAGTTCTTTGGCCTGGTCCGCCACCACCTCGTTGAGCTCCGCCACGGCACGCTCCATATAGGCGAGCTTCGTTTCGATCTGTTCCAAACGTTTGTCGTCCATATTGCACCCCTTGTTGCTTTTTTCTTGCATCAGCAACAATCATGGTATACGATATGTTGCAATTAATTGCAAGAAAAAAAGGAACGAATGATGAAAGGGGAACGTGTCGCGCAGTTGGAATTGCTTCTGCACAGCCACCCGGAAGGGTTGCGTCGTGCGGAGATCGCCCGAAGACTCGGAGTACACCGCTCGACCATCAGCAGGTATGTGGACGCGCTGAAAGGTCATGTGGACATCTACGAAGAGAACAACTTGATCAAGATCAAGGAAAGCGAGAGCGATTCCTCCAACCTGGATCTCTCCGTCTATGAGAGCCTGGCGTTCAACATGAGCGCCGAAGCGCTGGCGCAGAACAGCGAGTTCCAGAACCCCCACCTGGCCTCAGGACTGAGGAAGATCGCCATGAACATGCGCGCCTACGCCCCGAAGGTCAGTGACAACATCATTCTGCTTGCCGAACAGATCGACAAACAGATCCAACAGAAAAAAGGAAACGGACAGTTCAACTCCGTCCTCGAGGTGTTGATCGACAGCTGGGTGTCCGGTCGTATCGTGAAGATCACGCAGAAGGACGGCACCGAGACGGAGCTGGCCCCGTACTTCATCGGCTTTCGGGAAGATGAGAACAACAAACGCAACCCGATCTCCGTCACCGGACGCCTGCGCCACACCCAGGAGATCGTGACCATCGACATCACCACCATCGCCGGCGCGACGATTCTGGATGAGACGTACACCATTCCGGACAACCTCAAGCCGTTCAAGATCCCCACCAAGCAGACGGACTACTCCAGCGCCGACACCATCTCGCTGAAGCTGAAGATCAACGAATCCAGCGCGCTGAACGTGTTCCGGGACCTGGACCACAGCCCGGAGCAGATCGAAAAACATGATGGTTACCAGATCGTCTCGTTCTCTGTGGAGAATTCCTTCATGCTGACGCTGAAGATCATCCAGTGCGGTCCCAGCGTGGAAATCCTGGAGCCTCAGAGCTATCGGAAGAAATTCTGTTGCCTTCTCAAGGACATTCTTGCCGTCTACGAGCCAAAATCGTGACTGCGCTCTTGTCTCTTTCCCCCGTTCAGTTTATCTTGTGGGAGGAGGTACTACCATGAAGAAGTACGAATGCAGCATGTGCGGTTACGTGTATGATCCCGCGATGGGCGATCCGGATAACGGCATCAAACCGGGAACGGCCTTTGAGGATCTCCCCGATGATTGGATCTGCCCCCTGTGTGGAGCTTCCAAGTCGGATTTCGTCGTCAGAGCCGACTGATCATACTTGAACGAGACATGACATGTCCTGTGGATTTTCCCGCAGGACTTTTTTTTATTCGTTCTGCACGATCTCCCGGTTGATCTCCTTGTCCAGCCGCTCATCCTCCGTGATGATCACCTTGCTCTCGTCGAAGAACGTCGAGCCAAGGAAACAGCCAAGCATCAACGCCAGGAAGAACGAGATCATGTGGCGGAACTCCAGGATCGTCTCGCTCATGGTGAACACCAGGATCAACGCTCCCACACCCTGGGAGAAGAACACCATGTGGCTCTGCACGATCTCCTCCGAATTGGGATATCCCATCTCAGCCGCGTACTGCAGGCCAATGGGGATGGCGCTGAAGGCGAAGAACCCGAAGATCACCGCACCGGCGTAGGACATGGCGGCATTCCGGGAGAAATAGAGCAGCAACATGCCGGGCAGGCTCAATCCCAGACAGCCGGCGAACAGCACTTTCCGTTTGCGTACCGCGTCGGATACGGCAGGCAGGATGAACGCTCCGACGGCGCCAGAGAGGATCATCACCAACCCAAAGCGCGCCGTAGAACCCAGATTCAGTTCGGCGGCGATGAAATCGATCTTCACCAGCATCGCCATGATCACGCCCCAGGAGATGGCGAATACGGTGATCATCCCACGTACCGTACCGATTCTCCCGATGGTGAGGAACGCCTTGAGATACGACTCATCGGCAGGCTCGACCAACGACGAAGGCGTGGGCGGGTTTTCCCGGATCAACAACGCGCCGACAACGGCGAACCCTGAGGAGATCATGCTGTAGATGGCGACCAGGCGGGGGAACGAACCATCCCGCATCAGATACGGGGAGAAGACGACGTTGAACGCGATGGCGATGTACTGGCAGGCGGAGACCAGACCGACGGCCATCCCCCGCTCCCGGATGGGGAACCATCGGGCGACGGTGACCGTCGCCATGCTGAGGATGATGGCCTGGGCCATGGACAACACCGCCTGGCTGACCAAAAGGAACGTGGGGGACTGGACTTCCAGCACCTTCATCGCGCTTCCCAGCACAACGAGAATCGAGCTGATGCGAAGCGATATGGTGATGCCTGCCTTGTGGATCAATAGGGAAGCGGGAATGGCGAAGACGATGAACCCACCCATGTAGATGATGGACATCAGGTCGACGATGGAGTACCTGCCCCGTTGCCAGGAGGCGTCATAGAACCGGTTGGCGACTCTTCCGATGGGCGAAAGCGCCATCCATTGGATCTCCACGGCAAACACCAGCAGAATCAAGGCAAGAAGGATCAGCCATCGATACCGATACGCGCGGACGCTTCTCATATCTTACCATCATAGTCAAAAGCAACCGATTTGTATATCATGAAACCATGACAGAAGATATCAGACAAACATTGCTCCAACGCAGAAGTGTCCGGGCATACCTGGACAAACCGATCTCACCGGAGGACAAAGCCTCCATTTTCCAGGCGATTCTCCGCGCCCCCACGGCGGGAAACATGGCCTTGTACTCCGTCATTGATGTGCAGGATCAGGAAACCAAACAGAAACTTTCCGCCATCTGCGACCATCAGGAGATGATCGCACACGCGCCGCTTTGCCTGGTGTTCGTCGCCGATTACCAGAAGTGGGTGGACTACTTCCATGCCGAATCCAGCCCGCAGAAGAGCGGCAAACAGTGGAGGGATCCCGGCTATGGGGATCTGCATCTGGCCATCCAGGACTCCATCATTGCCTGCCAGAGCGGCGTGGTGATGGCAGAGAGCCTGGGCATCGGCTCCTGTTACATCGGGGATGTGATGGAAAACGGCGAGGAACTACAGAAGCTGCTGGACCTTCCCCGTTTCACCATGCCCTCCTGCATGGTCATCATGGGCTACAAGCATCCCGCGCCCAACGCCAAGCTCAAGGCCCGTTGCCCGGAGGAAGACATGTTCATGACGGACCGCTACCGGAGACGGGACAAAGAGGGGTTGGAACACGCCTACGCCCAGCAGGAAGATCAGGACCGTGCCGCAAACCGGCTCCCCTTCGGGAACACCGGAACCATCGCCGACTACTACTACGGCAGGAAGTACATCTCCCCCTTCATGGAAGAGATGAACCGTTCCGTCGCCTGGTGGTTCGACCGCTGGAAAGAAGCGCTCTCATGACCATACGGCCGTTCACCGGCGCCGATGTCCCTGCGATGACCGCCATCTGGAACGATGTGGTCAAGGCGGACAACGCCTTCCCCCAGACCGATCCGATGGGCCCAAGGGAAGCGAACGCGTTCTTCCACAGCCAAAGCCTCACCGCCGTGGCGGAGGACCAGGGCGAGATCGTCGGCCTGTACATCCTCCACCCCAACGGCATCGGACACTTGGGCAAAAACGCCAACGCAAGTTACGCCGTCCGGGCGGACAAACGGGGAACGCACATCGGGGAGGCGCTGGTCACCGATTCGCTCCTCCAGGCGAAAGCGCTGGGCTTTCATAATCTGCAGTTCAATGCCGTGCTGGCGTCCAATGCGCCGGCACTGCACCTGTACGCAAAACTGGGCTTCCGCAGCATCGGCATCCTGAAGGACGGATACCTGCACGATGACGGCACCTGGGAAGATCTCAGGCTGTTCTCCCATCCCCTGTAGACAAAGAAAAACCCGACGCTTTCCCAACGCCGGGCTTCTCACGCTCCCCCTGTGCTGAACTCCTTCGTCCAAAACATCCGCCGTGCAAAGGCGGGGGTCAGAAGATGACTTCTTCCATCTCCTTACACCCATACCTTACCCCATTTACGGGATGCTGACCATGCGCTTTCTGATAATTTGTTGATTTACAATGACTTGAACCTGTCAGATGTGGGGATGTCAAAGCGTGCAACTTCTCACATCGAACATACCTCTTCTCCCAAAATGTATCAGGTAAATCCCAACTTCTTACACCAGAAAACAGGAAACCACGCATCCATTCGCCGATTTCCCCTGTTTTCCAACTATGTCAAACCAGCAGTTCTGACAATTGTAGCAATCACCAAAACCCCATTGTTCTGTCAAACCATCAGGACGTGCCCAGCAGGGTGAGTTGCGTATCCAGCGAACGGGTGTATTCCTCCGCAAGGCCCCTATCACTGATGGACAGGATGGTTCCCGTCTGTGCCCGGAGCCAAGAGAGATGTCCATACCTGCCACGGGTGTGGATGGAGAATTTCCACGTTCCATCCGGTTGCTTCTGGAGCGTGACGAACTCCTTTGGCCAGGCGCGCTGCGCCTCAAACCACCCTTGACGGGAATCCAGCACCACCTCCACATCCAGATACGCGTCCTCCAAGGCGATGCCGAAAGGATCGGCAAGGAGGGATGCGGGATCATACTGGAGGACCGGTCGCTTTGTCTTCCCGTCCACCACGATGTCCCGAAACCGTTCGATGGCGTGGATCACCAGGTGCTCTTCCGGCACCGTCACGTCATAGACGTACGTTCCGTCCGTGGTGAAGAAACAGCACAACGGGAAGATCTGATACCGCTTTTCCTTGCCCTGTCCAGGAGAGACGTAGGTGACGGTACAGCTCTTCTGTTCCTTGATGGCCCCAAGCAACACGGCAAGATGGGAGGCGTCCTCCGGACGGGTAAGTTTGGGAACATGGTCCCCGCTGATCATCACGCCGCTTCCCCCCCGTGGCGAGGAACGTCCCGGAAAACGCGCCGAAACTGCGGATCTTCTCCGCAAGGGACGCGCTCCATGTCTTCAGCGTCGGGTTGCGTTCCAACAGGGACAGGAGCAGCAATACCTCCGCTTCCAGATCACTCAGGGAGAAGGTCTTGATCAACGGCTACATCCGTGGGTCGTCG is part of the Sphaerochaeta sp. genome and harbors:
- a CDS encoding C-GCAxxG-C-C family protein; the protein is MRQPTIAEQVHDAYYVHDWNCARTALWVLSNLYGVELQPQLWEAAVGMHGAGGHRDQCGLVEGSLLFLGVYFTEKGWSEEAVVSVCNQFAEAFTQTFGSLRCRELRPGGFTDNDPPHLCEELSVKAITFTSEFIQHQTP
- a CDS encoding alpha/beta hydrolase — its product is MTKYVLSSAMRRLVYHINKESSFDPATLTQDRIDEMNSSSSISRGYLRILGKYPSNIENETFIIPVQDGVVTGYYFRKRGVRDMSDATPLILFFHGGGWVFGNMALYNNFCARLSDTLHAPVLSVDYRLAPKYKFPTAVEDCYSTLLWAASGCRYWKIDPDRIYLFGDCAGGNLAAVVSRLARDRKGPSLAGQILLCPITDGRMRTESYEQYKDSPTLTDRQMAFYISKYAREPKDTLNPNFSPLLGLDQSRLPETLIISAEYDPLKDDGKLYAGALKAADTPVNYLEVSGAVHGFIRYPQASGTDEAMCAISQFVSGRPVGQVTLQSFKTYEQNLKREKKEIKRKNKGYISIESQ
- a CDS encoding SlyX family protein; translated protein: MDDKRLEQIETKLAYMERAVAELNEVVADQAKELGVLQNQVDKLKGRFDALMEEETEDIPSRRPPHY
- a CDS encoding WYL domain-containing transcriptional regulator; translated protein: MKGERVAQLELLLHSHPEGLRRAEIARRLGVHRSTISRYVDALKGHVDIYEENNLIKIKESESDSSNLDLSVYESLAFNMSAEALAQNSEFQNPHLASGLRKIAMNMRAYAPKVSDNIILLAEQIDKQIQQKKGNGQFNSVLEVLIDSWVSGRIVKITQKDGTETELAPYFIGFREDENNKRNPISVTGRLRHTQEIVTIDITTIAGATILDETYTIPDNLKPFKIPTKQTDYSSADTISLKLKINESSALNVFRDLDHSPEQIEKHDGYQIVSFSVENSFMLTLKIIQCGPSVEILEPQSYRKKFCCLLKDILAVYEPKS
- a CDS encoding rubredoxin → MKKYECSMCGYVYDPAMGDPDNGIKPGTAFEDLPDDWICPLCGASKSDFVVRAD
- a CDS encoding MFS transporter, which gives rise to MRSVRAYRYRWLILLALILLVFAVEIQWMALSPIGRVANRFYDASWQRGRYSIVDLMSIIYMGGFIVFAIPASLLIHKAGITISLRISSILVVLGSAMKVLEVQSPTFLLVSQAVLSMAQAIILSMATVTVARWFPIRERGMAVGLVSACQYIAIAFNVVFSPYLMRDGSFPRLVAIYSMISSGFAVVGALLIRENPPTPSSLVEPADESYLKAFLTIGRIGTVRGMITVFAISWGVIMAMLVKIDFIAAELNLGSTARFGLVMILSGAVGAFILPAVSDAVRKRKVLFAGCLGLSLPGMLLLYFSRNAAMSYAGAVIFGFFAFSAIPIGLQYAAEMGYPNSEEIVQSHMVFFSQGVGALILVFTMSETILEFRHMISFFLALMLGCFLGSTFFDESKVIITEDERLDKEINREIVQNE
- a CDS encoding nitroreductase family protein, translated to MTEDIRQTLLQRRSVRAYLDKPISPEDKASIFQAILRAPTAGNMALYSVIDVQDQETKQKLSAICDHQEMIAHAPLCLVFVADYQKWVDYFHAESSPQKSGKQWRDPGYGDLHLAIQDSIIACQSGVVMAESLGIGSCYIGDVMENGEELQKLLDLPRFTMPSCMVIMGYKHPAPNAKLKARCPEEDMFMTDRYRRRDKEGLEHAYAQQEDQDRAANRLPFGNTGTIADYYYGRKYISPFMEEMNRSVAWWFDRWKEALS
- a CDS encoding GNAT family N-acetyltransferase, which codes for MTIRPFTGADVPAMTAIWNDVVKADNAFPQTDPMGPREANAFFHSQSLTAVAEDQGEIVGLYILHPNGIGHLGKNANASYAVRADKRGTHIGEALVTDSLLQAKALGFHNLQFNAVLASNAPALHLYAKLGFRSIGILKDGYLHDDGTWEDLRLFSHPL
- a CDS encoding WYL domain-containing protein, giving the protein MRRRSAVSARFPGRSSPRGGSGVMISGDHVPKLTRPEDASHLAVLLGAIKEQKSCTVTYVSPGQGKEKRYQIFPLCCFFTTDGTYVYDVTVPEEHLVIHAIERFRDIVVDGKTKRPVLQYDPASLLADPFGIALEDAYLDVEVVLDSRQGWFEAQRAWPKEFVTLQKQPDGTWKFSIHTRGRYGHLSWLRAQTGTILSISDRGLAEEYTRSLDTQLTLLGTS